Proteins found in one Takifugu rubripes chromosome 17, fTakRub1.2, whole genome shotgun sequence genomic segment:
- the usp34 gene encoding ubiquitin carboxyl-terminal hydrolase 34 isoform X2, protein MCENCAELVEVLNEISDADGSDGGFQLKKEHALRVLAYISSWTQRQCLCCFKEYKHLEVFNQLVYALINLVIAQISSLRDRLCSTHDHTHKGGAFRVKGVGSEWSSVEGAAGSLPQPSSPGEDEHVNVERDSAEEDGGDTPELNQGQGSELPGEDPVNVRQPINVSGSEGGAESHDSVSQDSFSSWSTEEREKLLLCAAKIFQIQFPLYTAYKHNTHPTIEDISAHESNILGSFCDMNDVEVPLHLLRYVCLFCGKHGLSLMKECFESGTPESLPFPIAHAFITIVSNIRIWLHIPAVMQHIIPFRNYVIRYLCKLSDQELRQSAARNMADLMWSTVKEPLDSTLCFDKESLDLAFKYFMSPTLTMRLAGLSQITNQLHTFNDVCNNESLVSDTETSIAKELADWLIHNNVVEHIFGPNLHIEIIKQCQVILNFLAAESRLSTQHVDCIWAAAQLKHCSRYIHDLFPSLIKNLDPVPLRHVLNLVSGLHPSAHTEQTLYLASMLIKALWNNALAAKAQLSKQSSFASLLNTNIPMGNKKGSPAASPDSSDNSDMQHSGGSDMEMDDQMMTGSKRGQQRLSDTEESMQGSSDETANSVEEGSSGPGSSSGHSDVSSNEAASSRASQSAGSPGSEMHSDDMVDSEALKEDDEDEEEEEEDDEDEDEEEDEDKGDQSAADGGQQKESKEQPETRKRKAGEALCEGNSQGAGPSCSGGKDNSKVLPFSPETSAVMATAASVSLEGRMRLFDACSASSSARPDEGASPQQPPNISSTQRVQGPQEPSCLSRTGDFLGEAMGNELFNCQRFIAPQHHHHHHHHHEGALVEDMLSADDVSCSSSQVSAKSEKNMADFDGEESGCEEELVQINSHAELSSHLQQHLPNLASIYHEHLVQGPAVHKHQYSSHAVTDINLDNVCKKGNTLLWDLVQDEDAVHLSEGLINEAEKLLCSLVCWFTDRQIRMRFIEGCLDNLAHHRSVVVSLRLLPKLFGTFQQFGSSYDTHWITMWAEKELHMMKLFFDDLQHYIREVHEHRHRFALYSHSAEVQVRLQFLTCVFSTLGSPDHFRLSLEQVDILWHCLVEDAECYDDALHWFLNQVRSKDQHAMGMETYKHLFLEKMPQLKPETISMTGLNLFQHLCNLARLATSALDNASSCELCGMDQLWGIALRAQSADISRAAIQYINSYYINAGKTGLEKEQEFIRKCMESLLMASANLEKYAQSSLTSIERGLLMLKTHLEAFRRRFAYHLRQWQIEGTGISSHLKALSDKQSLPLRIVCQPAGLPDKMTIEMYPSDQVADLRAEVTHWYENLQKEQMNQQAQLQEFGQSGRQPGDFPGGLMGPVRMISSGHELTTDYDEKTLHELGFKDMQMVFVSLGAPRRERKGEGIQLPASCLPPPQKEHIPMLLLLQEPHLTTLFELLEMLACFKPPSHTTEKDQEDPESARCEELHLHAENLSRRVWELLMLLPTCPKMLQAFQNISDDTTGEGLCWKELLRIKSPHKLLYALEIIEALGKPNRHIHRESTGSYSDLYPDSDDSTEDQIENSKNSWSCKFVSSGGLQLLLEIFNSAILEPKEQESWTVWLLDCLACLLKLICQFAVDPADLDLAYHDVFSWSGLTDGQRKRAWHGKSRKSTVEHGKGLHIPRLTEVFLGLVQETNLIQRLINVAYTYDNLAHRVLKAQSDHRSRHEVTHYSMWLLVSWAHCSSAVKSSLADSDHLHDWLKKLTLLVPEPAVRHEACNGLYKLSLSGLEGGDSINRSFLLLAASTLLKFLPDAQALKPLRVEDYEEEPLLRKGCKEYFWLLCKLIDNIHVKDASQVSPSLSLAGSVQTTLLDLDSLARHLADCIRSREILDQQDGAIEDDGLTGLLRLATSVLKHKPPFKFSREGQEFLRDIHNLLFLLPSLADRAQPKCKSHASRAAAYDLLVETVKGSMENYRLLHNWVMSQHMQTSHAAYKWDYWPHDDVRAECRFVGLTNLGATCYLASTIQQLYMIPEARQAVFTAKYAEDIKHKTTLLELQKMFTYLMESERKAYNPRPFCKTYTMDKQPLNTGEQKDMTEFFTDLITKMEEMSHELKNTVKTLFGGVITNNVVSLDCDHVSQTAEEFYTVRCQVADMKNIYESLDEVTIKDTLEGDNMYTCSQCGKKVRAEKRACFKKLPRILSFNTMRYTFNMVTMMKEKVNTHFSFPLRLDMTPYTEDFLMGKGERKEGFREEGEPKVTGSYEYDLIGVTVHTGTADGGHYYSFIRDIINPHAYKNNKWYLFNDAEVKSFDSAQLASECFGGEMTTKTYDSVTDKFMDFSFEKTHSAYMLFYKRVEPEEENGKDFSFDVSPDLLEWIWHDNMQFLQDKNIFEHTYFGFMWQLCSSIPSTLPDPKAVSLMTAKLSTSFVLETFIHSKEKPTMLQWIELLTKQFNNSQAACEWFLDQMADDNWWPMQILIKCPNQIVRQMFQRLCIHVIQRLRPVHAHLYLQPGMEDSSDDMDGPVEDIGSRSCVTRFVKTLLSIMEHGVKPHSKHLTEYFAFLYEFAKMGEEESQFLLSLQAISIMVHFYMGTKGPDNPQVEVLSEEEGEEEDEEEDILSLAEEKYRPAALEKMIALIALLVEQSRSERHLTLSQSDMAALTGGKGFPFLFQHIRDGINIRQTCNLIFSLCRYNNRLAEHIVSMLFTSIAKLTPEAANPFFKLLTMLMEFAGGPPGMPSFASYILQRIWEVIEYNPSQCLDWLAVQTPRNKLAHSWVLQNMENWVERFLLAHNYPRVRTSAAYLLVSLIPSNSFRQMFRSTRSLHLPTRELPLSPDTTMVLHQVYNLLLGLLGRAKLYVDASVHGTTKLVQYFSFMTYCLISKTEKLMFTGYFMDLWNLFQPKLSEPAIATNHNKQALLTFWYNMCVDCPENVRLVVQNPVVTKNIAFNYILADHDDQEVVLFNRSMLPAYYGILRMCCEQSPAFTRQLASHQNIQWAFKNLTPHASQYPGAVEELFNLMQLFVAQRADMREEELDDVKQFKKTTINCYLRCLDGRSCWTTLISAFRILLENDEDRLLVVFNRGLILMTESFNTLHMMYHEATACHVTGDLVELLSIFLSVLKATHPYLHRKDVKQALIQWQERIDFAHKLLTLLNSYSPPELRNACLDVLKELVLLSPHDFLHTLVPFLQHNHCTYHHSNIPMSFGPYLPCRENIKLMGAKNNIRPPRPELNMCLLPSMVESRKGKDEVYDQMLLDYFLSYHQFIHLLCRVAINCEKFTDTLVKLSVLIAYEGLPLHLTLFPKLWAELSQSQAVLAKTCMKLLCEDPVFSEYIKVILMEERTFLNNNTAYSFLTCFLHKVQVLSASSCSNLVDVLVTNLLNEQSSLQPELTAAQWMEFSKSSNQLNAELRVLVLLLSIHPPQSVDPALGPTLQELLGRCRVCLHQRNTLELEAKDHKTKVEDEGATPVKRRRMSSDEDRVGEPASLCSSSLPPCSEVKPDQQEALTPTSTSDTETRDSSSLIDPGTEQDPPTPDPAPSGNLDMSPKEEKMEASSSSSSFSSSSSLLQETGEGLVQGKEIEAPLGVEGGVAPATQSEKVKEEKAASKAGSSLAPPLSEDTPFSTSLETVGEGLEYSSGHTPSPQAFLSVGPPADMLDMLYRTVEAAITIVTKLSAKGPPSS, encoded by the exons ATGTGTGAAAACTGCGCCGAGCTGGTGgaggttttaaatgaaa TATCAGATGCAGATGGCAGCGACGGAGGCTTCCAGCTGAAGAAGGAACATGCACTACGTGTTCTTGCCTACATCAGCTCCTGGACACAGAG ACAGTGTCTCTGCTGCTTCAAAGAGTACAAACACCTGGAGGTCTTCAACCAGCTGGTCTACGCCCTCATCAACCTGGTCATTGCCCAGATCAGTAGCCTGAGAGATCGCCTCTGCAGCACGCATGACCACACCCACAAGGGCGGTGCGTTCCGGGTCAAGGGGGTGGGGTCAGAATGGAGCAGTGTGGAGGGCGCAGCTGGATCCCTCCCCCAACCTTCCTCTCCTGGTGAGGATGAACACGTGAATGTGGAGAGAGACTCCGCTGAAGAGGACGGTGGCGACACCCCAGAGCTTAACCAGGGTCAAGGGTCTGAGCTGCCCGGCGAGGACCCGGTAAATGTACGCCAACCTATAAATGTAAGTGGCAGCGAGGGTGGCGCAGAAAGTCATGACAGCGTCAGCCAGGATTCGTTCAGCTCCTGGAGCactgaggagagggagaaactgctgctgtgtgctgccaAGATCTTCCAGATCCAGTTCCCCCTGTACACGGCCTACAAGCACAACACACACCCCACCATAGAG GATATTTCTGCTCATGAAAGCAACATCCTGGGATCCTTCTGCGACATGAAC GACGTGGAGGTTCCGCTGCATCTGCTGCGATATGTCTGCCTCTTCTGTGGGAAACACGGTCTCTCGCTGATGAAGGAATGCTTTGAGTCGGGAACCCCAGAGAGCCTCCCGTTCCCTATTGCCCACGCCTTCATCACCATCGTATCCAAC ATCCGAATCTGGTTGCACATTCCTGCAGTCATGCAGCACATCATACCGTTCCGCAACTATGTGATACG GTACCTGTGTAAGCTGTCTGACCAGGAGCTACGGCAGAGCGCAGCACGCAACATGGCCGACCTGATGTGGAGCACAGTGAAGGAGCCGCTGGACAGCACGCTGTGCTTTGATAAAGAGAGTCTGGACCTGGCCTTTAAGTACTTCATGTCCCCCACCCTGACCATGAGGCTGGCAGGACTCAGCCAGATCACC AACCAGCTTCACACTTTCAACGATGTCTGTAACAACGAGTCGCTAGTGTCCGACACAGAAAC GTCAATCGCAAAAGAGTTGGCTGACTGGCTGATCCACAACAACGTGGTGGAGCACATCTTTGGACCAAATTTGCACATTGAG atTATTAAACAGTGTCAGGTGATCCTGAACTTCTTGGCTGCGGAGAGTCGGCTCAGCACCCAGCACGTGGACTGTATTTGGGCTGCAGCTCAG CTGAAGCACTGTAGCCGTTACATCCACGATCTTTTTCCCTCACTCATCAAAAATCTGGACCCAGTCCCTCTTCGCCACGTCCTCAACCTGGTGTCGGGCCTTCACCCCAGCGCCCACACAGAGCAG ACGCTCTACCTGGCCTCCATGCTGATTAAGGCACTCTGGAATAATGCCCTAGCCGCCAAAGCTCAGCTGTCCAAACAGAGTTCTTTCGCCTCACTGCTCAACACCAACATCCCCATGGGCAATAAGAAAG GTTCTCCAGCCGCCAGTCCGGACAGTAGTGACAACAGTGACATGCAGCACAGCGGCGGCAGCGACATGGAGATGGACGACCAGATGATGACGGGTAGCAAGAGAGGCCAGCAGAGGCTTTCTGACACTGAG GAGTCGATGCAGGGCAGCTCTGATGAGACGGCAAACAGCGTGGAGGAAGGCAGCAGCGGgccgggcagcagcagcggccacAGTGATGTCTCTAGCAATGAAGCGGCCTCCAGTAGAGCCAGCCAATCAGCGGGCAGCCCTGGCAGCGAGATGCACTCTGACGACATGGTGGACAGCGAGGCCCTGaaggaagatgatgaagatgaagaggaggaggaggaggatgacgaagatgaagacgaggaggaggacgaagacaaAGGGGACCAGTCCGCTGCCGATGGTGGACAACAGAAGGAGTCCAAGGAGCAGCCAGAgaccaggaagaggaaggcaggAGAGGCACTATGTGAGGGCAACAGCCAGGGGGCGGGACCCAGCTGTTCAGGGGGCAAAGACAATTCCAAAGTCCTCCCCTTCAGCCCAGAGACCTCTGCTGTCATGGCAACGGCAGCTTCAGTGTCGTTAGAGGGTCGGATGAGGTTGTTCGATGcctgctctgcctcctcatcTGCTCGGCCAGACGAGGGGGCGTCTCCGCAGCAACCGCCCAACATCAGCTCCACACAGAGGGTTCAGGGACCTCAGGAGCCGTCATGCCTGTCTCGAACCGGTGATTTCCTGGGAGAAGCAATGGGAAATGAGCTGTTCAACTGCCAGCGCTTCATCGCCCctcagcaccaccatcaccaccaccatcatcatgaaGG GGCACTGGTGGAGGACATGCTGAGTGCAGACgatgtcagctgcagcagctctcaggTCAGTGCCAAGTCAGAGAAAAACATGGCTGACTTTGATGGCGAGGAGTcaggctgtgaggaggagctggtacAGATTAACTCCCATGCTGAGCTCAGCTcgcacctccagcagcacctcccCAACCTGGCCTCGATCTATCATGAGCACCTGGTGCAAG GTCCAGCTGTTCACAAACatcagtacagcagccacgcagTGACCGACATCAACCTGGACAACGTCTGCAAGAAGGGCAACACGTTGCTGTGGGACCTAGTGCAGGACGAGGATGCG gttCATCTTTCAGAAGGTCTAATTAATGAAGCAGAGAAGCTACTGTGTTCACTCGTCTGCTGGTTCACTGATCGACAGATCCGGATGCGTTTCATAGAGGGTTGCCTTGACAACCTAGCTCACCACAG GTCAGTTGTGGTTTCTTTGCGTCTGCTTCCAAAACTCTTTGGCACTTTTCAGCAGTTTGGTTCCAGTTATGACACCCACTGGATAACCAT GTGGGCCGAGAAGGAACTGCACATGATGAAGCTCTTCTTTGATGACTTGCAACACTACATCCGGGAAGTGCATGAACATCGACACAGGTTTGCTCT GTACAGTCACAGTGCAGAGGTCCAGGTCCGTTTGCAGTTCCTGACCTGCGTCTTCTCCACGCTGGGATCTCCAGACCACTTCA GACTGAGTTTGGAGCAGGTGGACATCTTGTGGCACTGCCTGGTGGAGGATGCAGAGTGCTACGACGACGCTCTTCATTGGTTCCTCAATCAGGTTCGCAGCAAGGACCAGCACGCAATGGGAATGGAGACCTACAAACATCTGTTCCTGGAGAAG ATGCCCCAGCTGAAGCCAGAGACCATCAGCATGACGGGCCTCAACCTCTTCCAACATCTCTGTAACCTGGCTCGTCTCGCCACAAGTGCACTGGACAACGCCTCCAGCTGTGAG tTGTGTGGGATGGACCAGCTGTGGGGAATTGCCCTGAGAGCTCAGTCAGCTGACATCAGCCGTGCTGCCATCCAGTACATCAACTCCTACTACATCAACG CTGGAAAGACGGGgttggagaaggagcaggagtttaTCAGGAAGTGTATGGAGAGTCTGCTGATGGCTTCAGCCAACCTGGAAAAGTATGCCCAGTCCAGCCTGACCAGTATCGAGAGAGGGCTGCTCATGCTCAAAACACACCTGGAGGCCTTCAGACGCAG GTTTGCATATCACCTGCGTCAGTGGCAGATCGAGGGGACGGGAATCAGCAGCCACCTGAAGGCTCTGAGTGACAAACAGTCGCTGCCACTGAGGATTGTCTGTCAACCCGCTGGACTTCCTGACAAG ATGACGATTGAGATGTATCCGAGTGATCAGGTGGCGGACCTGCGAGCTGAGGTGACGCACTGGTACGAGAACCTGCAGAAGGAGCAGATGAACCAGCAAGCCCAGCTGCAGGAGTTCGGACAGAGCGGCCGCCAACCAGGAGACTTTCCAG GAGGTTTGATGGGACCAGTCAGGATGATCTCTTCAGGCCATGAACTGACCACAGATTATGATGAGAAAACGCTGCACGAGCTGGGCTTCAAAGACATGCAG atggtgtttgtgtctctggGAGCTCcacggagggagagaaagggggagggcATCCAGCTGCcagcctcctgcctccctcctccgcAGAAGGAGCACATCCCCatgttgctgctcctgcaggagccacATCTCACTACTCTCTTTGAGCTGCTGGAAATGCTGGCCTGCTTCAAACCACCCAGCCATACTACAGAAAAGGACCAGGAGGATCCTGAG AGCGCCCGCTGTGAAGAACTTCACCTCCATGCAGAGAATCTGTCTCGGCGGGTTTGGGAACTACTGATGCTGCTTCCTACATGTCCCAAGATGCTTCAGGCCTTCCAGAATATCTCCGATGACACT ACTGGAGAGGGACTCTGCTGGAAGGAACTGCTGAGGATTAAAAGTCCCCACAAGCTGCTGTACGCTCTGGAGATCATTGAAGCTCTGGGCAAACCCAACCGACACATCCACAGAGAGTCAACT GGAAGCTACAGTGACCTATATCCAGATTCTGATGATTCCACTGAAGATCAGattgaaaacagcaaaaacagctggagctgcaaG TTTGTTTCATCTGGAGGTCTCCAGTTGCTCTTGGAGATCTTTAACTCGGCCATCCTGGAGCCCAAAGAACAGGAGTCGTGGACAGTG TGGCTGCTTGACTGCCTGGCTTGCCTGCTGAAGCTCATCTGCCAGTTTGCAGTGGACCCTGCAGATCTCGACCTGGCTTATCATGACGTCTTTTCCTGGTCCGGCCTTACTGACGGCCAACGTAAGCGTGCATGGCACGGCAAGTCCCGCAAGTCCACGGTGGAGCATGGAAAAGGGCTCCACATCCCACGGCTGACCGAG GTGTTTCTTGGCCTCGTACAAGAAACCAACCTCATCCAGCGTCTGATCAACGTGGCCTACACTTATGACAACCTTGCACACAG AGTTTTGAAAGCACAGTCTGACCACAGGTCTCGTCATGAAG tgACTCACTACTCCATGTGGCTGCTGGTGAGCTGGGCTCACTGCTCCTCTGCCGTGAAGTCCAGTTTGGCAGACAGTGACCATCTTCACGACTGGCTGAAGAAACTTACCCTCTTGGTGCCTGAG CCAGCAGTGAGGCACGAGGCATGTAATGGCCTCTACAAGCTCTCCCTGTCTGGACTGGAGGGTGGAGACTCCATCAACAGGTCCTTCCTGCTGCTCGCTGCCTCCACACTCCTCAAGTTCCTGCCAGATGCTCAAGCCCTCAAACCGCTGAGG gtggaggaTTATGAGGAGGAACCGCTGCTGAGGAAGGGCTGTAAAGAATACTTCTGGCTGCTCTGTAAACTCATCGACAACATCCATGTGAAAGATGCCAGTCAG gtctctccctctctgtcgcTGGCGGGCTCCGTGCAGACCACCCTACTGGACTTGGATTCTCTGGCTCGACACCTGGCTGACTGCATCAGGAG CCGTGAGATCCTGGATCAGCAGGACGGAGCGATCGAAGATGACGGGCTGACCGGACTCCTTCGTCTCGCCACCAGTGTGCTCAAACATAAGCCCCCCTTCAAGTTCTCCCGTGAGGGTCAGGAGTTCCTGCGTGACATCCACAACctcctgttcctgctgccaAGCCTGGCAGACCGAGCTCAGCCCAAGTGCAAGTCGCACGCCTCCCGGGCCGCAGCCTACGACCTGCTGGTGGAGACGGTGAAGGGCTCCATGGAGAACTACCGGCTCCTCCACAACTGGGTCATGTCGCAGCACATGCAGA CTTCACACGCCGCCTACAAGTGGGACTACTGGCCTCACGATGATGTGCGAGCCGAGTGCCGCTTTGTGGGTCTGACCAACTTGGGAGCGACCTGTTACCTGGCCTCCACCATCCAGCAGCTCTACATGATCCCAGAGGCTCGGCAGGCCGTCTTCACTGCCAAG TATGCAGAGGACATCAAGCATAAGACCACGCTCCTGGAACTGCAGAAGATGTTCACGTATCTCATG GAGAGCGAGAGGAAAGCGTACAACCCCCGGCCCTTCTGTAAGACCTACACGATGGACAAACAGCCACTGAACACCGGCGAGCAGAAGGACATGACCGAGTTCTTCACTGACCTCATCACAAAAATGGAGGAGATGTCCCACGAACTG AAAAATACCGTGAAGACTCTGTTTGGAGGCGTCATCACCAACAACGTTGTCTCTCTG GACTGTGACCATGTCAGTCAGACCGCAGAGGAGTTTTACACCGTCAGATGTCAGGTAGCTGACATGAAGAACATTTAT GAGTCTCTGGATGAGGTGACCATCAAAGACACACTGGAGGGAGACAACATGTACACATGCTCCCAGTGTGGCAAGAAGGTCCGCGCAGAAAAAAG ggcgTGTTTTAAAAAACTGCCTCGAATTCTGAGCTTCAACACCATGAGGTACACCTTCAACATGGTGACCATGATGAAGGAAAAGGTCAACACCCACTTCTCCTTCCCGCTTCGCCTGGACATGACACCGTACACCGAGGACTTCCTAATGGGCAAAGGAGAACGCAAGGAAG GTTTTAGGGAAGAGGGTGAGCCAAAGGTCACTGGGAGCTATGAGTACGACCTCATTGGCGTCACAGTGCACACGGGCACGGCAGACGGTGGCCATTACTACAGTTTCATCAGGGACATCATCAATCCACACGCTTATAAAAACAACAAGTG GTACCTGTTCAATGACGCCGAGGTGAAGTCCTTCGACTCAGCCCAGCTGGCATCCGAGTGTTTTGGCGGGGAGATGACG ACCAAAACCTACGACTCGGTCACAGACAAGTTCATGGATTTCTCTTTCGAGAAG ACGCACAGTGCCTACATGCTCTTCTATAAGAGGGTAGAGCCCGAGGAGGAGAACGGGAAGGACTTCAGCTTTGATGTCTCTCCTGATCTGCTGGAG TGGATCTGGCACGACAACATGCAGTTCCTGCAGGATAAAAACATATTTGAACACACGTACTTTGG CTTCATgtggcagctgtgcagcagcatccCCAGCACGCTACCAGACCCCAAAGCTGTGTCGCTCATGACCGCCAAG CTCAGCACCTCCTTTGTCCTTGAGACTTTTATTCACTCCAAGGAGAAG CCCACAATGCTGCAGTGGATCGAGCTGCTCACCAAACAGTTTAACAACAGCCAAGCAGCTTGCGAG tGGTTCCTGGATCAGATGGCTGATGATAATTGGTGGCCCATGCAGATCCTCATCAAGTGTCCCAATCAGATCGTCAGACAG atgTTCCAAAGGTTGTGTATTCATGTCATCCAGAGGTTGCGGCCGGTTCACGCTCACCTGTACCTGCAGCCTGGGATGGAGGACAG CTCTGATGACATGGACGGTCCGGTGGAGGACATCGGCAGCCGCTCCTGCGTCACCCGCTTTGTTAAGACCCTCCTGTCCATCATGGAACACGGCGTGAAACCCCATAGCAAACACCTGACCGAGTACTTCGCCTTCCTGTACGAGTTTGCCAAgatgggagaggaagag AGTCAGTTCTTACTGTCTCTACAAGCCATTTCCATCATGGTCCACTTCTACATGGGAACTAAAGGTCCTGACAAT CCTCAGGTGGAGGTGCTGtctgaagaggagggagaggaggaggacgaggaagaggacatCCTGTCTCTGGCAGAGGAGAAGTACCGGCCAGCAGCTCTGGAGAAAATGATCGCTCTAATCGCTCTTCTGGTCGAACAGTCTCGCTCAGAGAG ACACCTGACTCTGTCCCAGAGCGACATGGCGGCACTGACTGGAGGCAAAGGTTTCCCCTTCCTGTTCCAGCACATCAGAGACGGAATCAACATCAGACAGACCTGCAACCTCATCTTCAGCCTCTGTCGCTATAACAACCGTCTGGCCGAGCAT ATCGTGTCGATGCTCTTCACCTCGATCGCTAAACTCACCCCTGAA GCTGCCAATCCCTTCTTCAAACTGCTCACGATGTTGATGGAGTTTGCTGGCGGACCTCCGGGAATGCCTTCCTTCGCTTCCTACATCCTGCAGAGGATCTGGGAG GTGATCGAGTACAACCCGTCTCAGTGTCTGGACTGGCTTGCCGTCCAGACTCCCAGGAACAAACTCGCCCACAGCTGGGTCCTGCAGAACATGGAGAACTGGGTGGAACGTTTCCTGTTGGCCCACAACTACCCACGAGTTCGAACCT cgGCAGCGTATCTCCTCGTCTCCCTCATTCCCAGCAACTCGTTCCGCCAGATGTTCCGCTCCACGCGCTCCCTCCACTTGCCGACCCGTGAACTTCCACTGTCCCCTGACACCACCATGGTCCTCCACCAGGTGTACAACCTGCTGCTGGGTCTGCTGGGACGAGCCAAACTGTACGTGGACGCCAGCGTTCATGGAACAACCAAGCTGGTCCAGTATTTCAGCTTCATGACCTACTGCCTCATCTCCAAGACAGAGAAACTCATGTTCACAGGATACTTTATGGACCTGTGGAACCTCTTCCAG CCCAAACTATCAGAGCCGGCCATCGCCACCAACCACAACAAGCAGGCACTGCTAACCTTCTGGTACAACATGTGTGTGGACTGTCCCGAGAACGTGCGTCTGGTGGTGCAGAACCCTGTGGTGACCAAGAACATCGCCTTTAACTACATCCTGGCGGACCacgatgaccaggaggtggtgCTGTTCAACCGCAGTATGCTGCCTGCCTACTACGGCATCCTGCGCATGTGCTGCGAGCAGTCGCCCGCCTTCACTCGCCAACTGGCCTCACACCAGAATATCCAGTGGGCCTTCAAGAACTTGACTCCACACGCCAGCCAGTACCCTGGG GCGGTGGAGGAGCTCTTCAACCTGATGCAGCTTTTTGTGGCACAGCGAGCCGACATGAGAGAAGAAGAACTGGATGATGTGAAGCAGTTCAAGAAAACAACCATCAACTGTTACCTGCGCTGCCTGGATGGACGTTCCTGCTGGACCACCCTCATAAG TGCCTTCAGGATTCTGCTGGAGAACGACGAGGATCGACTGCTGGTGGTCTTCAACAGAGGACTCATCCTCATGACTGAG TCCTTCAACACTTTACACATGATGTACCACGAGGCGACGGCATGTCATGTCACCGGAGACCTGGTGGAGTTGCTGtccatctttctgtctgtcctcaaGGCCACACATCCATATCTCCATCGCAAAG atgTTAAACAGGCTCTGATCCAGTGGCAGGAGAGAATTGACTTCGCCCACAAGCTGCTAACTCTCCTCAACTCCTACAGCCCTCCGGAGCTGCGTAACGCCTGCCTGG ATGTGCTGAAAGAACTGGTTCTGCTGAGTCCACATGACTTCCTTCACACTCTGGTTCCCTTCCTGCAGCACAACCACTGCACCTACCACCACAGTAACATCCCCA TGTCCTTCGGTCCATACCTGCCCTGCCGAGAGAACATTAAACTGATGGGAGCCAAAAACAACATCCGACCTCCTCGACCCGAACTCAACATGTGTCTGCTCCCCTCTATGGTGGAGAGCAGGAAG GGAAAGGATGAGGTGTATGACCAGATGCTGCTGGACTACTTCCTGTCATATCACCAGTTCATCCACCTGCTGTGTCGTGTTGCCATCAACTGTGAGAAATTCACAGACACACTTGTGAAGCTGA GTGTGTTGATAGCATATGAAGGACTTCCTCTTCACCTCACTCTGTTCCCTAAATTGTGGGCAGAGCTCAGTCagtcacag GCTGTCTTGGCTAAAACCTGCATGAAGCTGCTTTGTGAAGACCCGGTGTTCAGTGAGTACATCAAGGTCATcctgatggaggaaaggacGTTTCTCAATAACAACACAGCATactccttcctcacctgcttCCTGCACAAG GTTCAGGTCCTCTCGGCCTCCAGCTGTTCTAACCTGGTTGATGTTCTGGTCACAAACCTGCTGAATGAACAGAGCAGCCTGCAGCCGGAACTGACAGCAGCTCAGTGGATGGAGTTTAGCAAGAGCAGCAACCAGCTGAATGCT GAACtcagggttctggttctgctgttgtccATCCACCCTCCCCAGTCCGTTGACCCAGCTCTTGGCCccaccctgcaggagctgctggggcGCTGTCGTGTTTGTCTCCATCAGCGTAATACTCTAGAGCTGGAGGCCAAGGACCACAAGACCAAAG TTGAAGATGAAGGGGCGACTCCAGTTAAGCGGCGGCGGATGAGCAGCGATGAAGACAGAGTTGGGGAGCCAGcatcgctctgctcctcctccctcccgccGTGCAGTGAGGTGAAACCCGACCAGCAGGAGGCGTTGACACCCACCAGCACCTCCGACACAGAGACGCGAGACTCGTCCTCGCTCATTGACCCCGGCACTGAGCAGGACCCCCCCACTCCTGACCCCGCCCCGTCCGGGAATTTGGACATGTCCccaaaagaggagaagatggaggcatcttcatcgtcatcgtccttttcctcttcctcttcgctGTTGCAGGAAACAGGGGAGGGTTTGGTCCAGGGGAAGGAGATTGAGGCACCATTAGGTGTAGAGGGCGGAGTCGCACCAGCTACCCAGTCAGAGAaagtgaaggaagagaaggcGGCCTCTAAAGCTGGCAGCAGcctggctccgcccctctcaGAGGACACACCCTTCTCAACCTCTCTGGAGACGGTGGGAGAGGGGCTAGAGTACAGCAGTGGccacaccccctccccacagGCATTTTTGAGTGTGGGACCCCCAGCTGACATGTTGGACATGCTGTACAGGACTGTGGAAGCTGCCATCACCATAGTTACCAAGTTGTCTGCTAAAGGACCGCCCTCCTCATGA